The proteins below come from a single Leptidea sinapis chromosome Z, ilLepSina1.1, whole genome shotgun sequence genomic window:
- the LOC126978368 gene encoding serine protease snake-like, translating to MKLWKIITRSCFILCVLLPTSLCVGERAFAACVKYASSMLECHNILNPSLRVRVPIDLLLYPHMVLIGFKSNISDDPVWKCGGTLISDKWVVTAAHCMQDPMNGKAAVLMVGTATFEFDEVEDLIQQRGIAEIVIHPKYNPPRKYHDIALMRANPAFILNRDIRIACLHLDHELPKKKLTAIGFGTTRSGAAQGSQTLMKVDVDLVDSKVCNRSMNILIKRGIIERGITRNQLCAGDYENGGKDTCQGDSGGPLQYMENRIDCVKTFPLHVLVGVTSFGRDCGRKMAPGVYTRVSEYVEWIENIVWPAIL from the coding sequence atgaaattatgGAAGATCATTACAAGATCGTGTTTTATACTCTGTGTACTACTCCCAACATCATTGTGCGTCGGAGAGCGAGCATTTGCAGCTTGTGTGAAATACGCCTCCTCTATGTTAGAGTGCCACAATATTCTGAATCCGTCACTTAGAGTAAGAGTACCTATTGACTTGCTGCTCTATCCTCATATGGTTTTGATTGGGTTCAAGAGTAATATATCTGACGATCCAGTCTGGAAGTGTGGTGGCACTTTGATAAGCGATAAATGGGTAGTGACCGCTGCACATTGTATGCAGGACCCTATGAACGGAAAAGCCGCTGTTCTAATGGTCGGCACAGCAACCTTTGAGTTTGATGAAGTCGAGGATCTGATACAACAACGAGGTATAGCTGAGATAGTAATACACCCAAAATACAATCCACCGCGTAAATATCACGACATCGCACTAATGAGAGCAAACCCAGCATTTATATTGAATAGAGATATTAGAATTGCATGTTTGCATCTAGACCATGAGCTTCCAAAGAAAAAATTGACAGCTATAGGTTTCGGGACGACCAGGTCTGGAGCGGCCCAAGGTAGTCAGACACTGATGAAGGTGGACGTTGACTTAGTGGATAGTAAAGTGTGCAATAGATCTATGAATATACTGATCAAAAGGGGGATAATAGAGCGAGGTATAACGAGGAATCAGCTCTGCGCGGGAGATTACGAGAATGGAGGGAAAGACACCTGTCAGGGGGATTCAGGTGGGCCTCTACAGTACATGGAGAATAGGATAGACTGTGTGAAGACGTTCCCACTGCATGTCCTTGTTGGTGTGACGTCATTCGGACGGGATTGCGGAAGGAAAATGGCACCGGGAGTGTATACTCGCGTCTCTGAGTATGTGGAGTGGATTGAAAATATCGTATGGCCTGCAATCTTGTGA